DNA from Streptomyces sp. NBC_01476:
GCAAGGAACGTGCGCCGAGAAGGGTCCATGTCTTCCCTTCCGGTCGAGACAAGTCCCTCAACAGTGTCAACCGGCAGTGGAGCATTGACCGTTGATTCAGCCACCGGCAACGGCATGCCCGCTTCGACGTGGGTCACCGGTCGACCCAGGCGGCGTGAGAGCGCCTCGATGATCAGGGGGCGCAGGTCGGACCTCGGCCGCGTGTGCGACCCTGGGGTCGGTGCTCAGCGCCTTCTACCGCCGCGACTTGACGCTGCCCGGCGGGCTGACCGGTGAACAGGCCGCAGCCGCCCGCGCATCGGTCACCGGCGGGGTGCAGACCGGATCACAGCTGCCCGGCCATGTGGGGCGGCAGGTCGTCGAACTGGCCAGGTACGCCTTCACCGACAGCTTCCACACCACGACCCTGATCGCCGCCGTGGTCATGGCGCTGGGCGCGGTGGTCGCCCTCTTCACGCTCCGGAACGTCCCGGCGGTGCTCACCGAGCGGCCGGAGGAGACGGCGGGCCCGATGCCGGTTCAGGCGGCCTGACCGGGACAGGGCGGCTCAGCACGGCACCGGGAAGCACAGCACAGCGGAACGGCGGGGACCCCGGTGGAAAAGGGGTCCCCGCCGTTCCGCGCGGGAGAGCCGGCACAACGGAAAGAGCCGGACTCAGCGGTCCTCGTCCGGCTTCTCGGCGTCGGCCTGCTTCGCCTCCACCTCCGGGTCGAGGCCGTGACCGTCCACCCGGTCCACCTGCGACGCCGACCCGTTGAGCGAGGTACCGCTCTCGTCGGCCAGCGTCTCCTCCAGCGGGTCGACCACGGTCAGCGTGCCGGCGCCACCGAGGCCCGCGTGATCGGCGTCCAGGGACTCCGTCGCATCGGTCGGCTCCACCAGCCAGTCCGGGTTGGACTGCTTGCTCCACCACTTGAACGCCGCGTACGCGGCGCCGCCGGCCAGTCCGACGATGACCAGGCCCCGGAAGGCCCGGCCGGTCCGCTGCCGGCGGATCCGGCGCCGCACCAGCCGGTCGATGTCCGCCGCGGACACCGAACCGCGCAGCGCCGCCAGTGCGGCGCCACCGCGCAGCACCACTTCTTCCTTGGCCGGGCCGGCCACCGCCCGAGTGGCGGCGACAGCGGTGCCGACCCTCGGTGCGGTGTACTCGGCGGCGGCCTTCGCGCCCTTCTTCGTCCGCTTGGCGGCGGTCTCCACCGCGTTCGCCGCCTTCGGCGGGACGGCCGCAGCCGCCTGCTCGCGTACCTGGACGACCACGTGCTCGATCCGGTCGGCCAGCTTCTCGTCGTAACTCTGCTTCGCCATCGCGCCGGCCTGCCGGCCAAGTGCGCCGGCCTGCTTGCCGTAGTGCACGGCACCGTCCTTCGCCGTGCTCGCGTACGGTGCCGCCACCTCCGCGGCGTGCCGCACGCTGTCCTTGGTCACGTCAGCCGCGTGGCGCACGCTTTCGATGCGGGTCACAGGAACCTCCTCCTCGGTGGCGTACGGTTTTCGCCTTTCCACCCGGTTTGAAATCATGCCTGGCCGTACCGGTTACGGCATGTGCGGCAAGCCATCCGGGTCAGCTGGTTCCTTCCCCGGCGGACGAAGTCCCCTTGATCGGGGGGAACCCGACGCGTGGTGGCCGAGGCGTGCAAGGATTTGTCCCCTGTCAGCGCGAGGACTATGGAAGGTAGATCGTGGCCGAGCAGCTCTACGCCACCTTGAGGACCACCCACGGCGACATCGTGATCCGGCTGCTGCCGAACCACACTCCGAAGACCGTGGAGAACTTCGTGGGGCTCGCCGAGGGCACCCGCGAGTGGATCGACCCGCGCACCGGCAACCCGTCGCACGAGAAGCTCTACGACGGCACCGTGTTCCACCGTGTGATCTCCGGTTTCATGATCCAGGGCGGCGACCCGCTGGGGAACGGCACCGGGGGTCCTGGGTACAAGTTCAACGACGAGTTCCACCCCGACCTGGCCTTCGACCGCCCCTACCTGCTGGCCATGGCGAACTCAGGGCCGAACAGCAACGGCTCCCAGTTCTTCATCACGGTGGCACCGACGACCTGGCTGTCCCGCAAGCACACCATCTTCGGTGAGGTCGCGGACGACGCCAGCAAGAAGGCGGTGGACGGCATCATCGGTGCGCCGACCAACCCGCGCACCGACCGCCCGCTGGAGGACGTGGTGATCAACTCGGTCGTGGTGGAGAAGCGCGCCGGCTGATCCCGTACGCTCGGGAACATCGCGCCCCGTCCGTACGTACACAGCACGTACACAGTGGACGGGGCGCGCGAGCGCTCGCCAACGCGCTGTCGGCAGGGGCCCGGCACGGGCCCAGCAGGGGAGTGGGACGCACATGGACCAGCAGCCGGTCTGCTGCTATCGGCACCCGGACCGGGAGACGGGCATACGCTGCACCCGGTGCAACCGGCCGATCTGCCCGGAGTGCATGGTCAGCGCCTTTGTCGGCTTCCAGTGCCGGGAGTGCGCCGGGCAGGCATCGGCCCCGCACACCCGGCCCCGCACGGTGGCCGGCGGCACAGTGGCGGCGGACCCGTTCCTGATCACGAAGATCCTGATCGGCCTGAACATCGCGGTGTTCGTGCTGGAACTGGCGATGGGCGACCGGCTGGTCGAGCGGCTGGGGCTCTACGCGATCTGCGGCAACGACATCACCGGGCAGCACGTCTGCATCGGCGTCGCCCAGGGCCCCGACCAGTGGTATCGCGTGCTGACCTCGGCGTTCGTGCACGAGAACTCGGGGGCGCCGCTGCACATCGCCTTCAACATGCTGTCCCTGTGGTGGATCGGCGCCCCGCTGGAACGGCTGCTGGGCCGCAGCCGCTATCTGGCGCTGTACTTCGTCTCGGCGATCGCGGGCAGCGCGGCGGTCCTGCTGCTGGCTCCGGACTCGCTGACCATCGGCGCCTCGGGCGCGATCTGGGGCCTCTTCGGCGCGACCGCGGTCTTCGTGCGCCGGCTGCGCTACGACATGCGGCCGATCCTCTTCCTGTTGGCGCTGAACATCGTCATCAGTTTCACCTGGAGCGGTGTGAGCTGGCAGGCACACGTCGGCGGGCTGATCGGCGGCACCCTGGTCGCGCTCGGGCTGGCGTACGCGCCCCGTGAGCGGCGCGATCAGGTGCAGTGGGGGACGACCGCCGCGGTGCTGGTCGCGTCGCTGGCCGTCACCGCGGTCGCTGTGGCACAGGTCACGTCCTAGCGGCCGTGTCCGTTGGCGTTGATCAGACGTTATCCACAACGTGTAGGGGTGCCGACGCCTCCTGTGCACAACTGGTGGGAACGGCTGTGCGGAACGGCGGCGATCAGGGTTTTCCCTGCAAGATCAACGAAAGACCGGTGGCCGACACTCTGCCACCGGTCTCGTCACCGGTCGTACCGGCGTCAACCTCGTAGAGGTTATCCACAGATCTTCCGACCTTTTCCCCACTGTGGATAACCGTGTGGAAAACCCGCGCGGGCGCTGCCCGCCCGGCTACTTCCACTGCGTGGAGACGACGAACCCGCCCGCGATGAAGCCGAAGCCGACCACGATGTTCCAGTTGCCGAGGGCGTCGACCGGCAGGCTGCCCTGGGTCACGTAGAACAGCACGATCCAGGCCAGACCGACGATGAAGAACGCCAGCATCAGGGGTGCGACCCACCCGCTGCGGTTGCCGAACTTTATGGCGGTGGCCGTCTTGGCGGGCGGCGGGGTGAAGTCGGCCTTCTTGCGGATCCGTGACTTCGGCACGAGGGACTCTCCTGTCGATGCGCTGCGTAACCGCGCGGGTGTCGTGGGCTGCGCCGGGTGGATGGGGTGCCTGTGGCGGCACTACCGCTTCCGGGCGTCCGTTAGCGTAGTGCTTCCTCGGGTTGTTAAGGAGACAGGGTATTTGGTGACCGAGCCCGGTGGCACCTCCCCCACCCCTTCTTCCTCCCGGCCTGTCCACCGCACCGTAGCGCTGCGAGTGCTCAGCGCGGGAGTCTTCGCGCTGGCCGGCCTGATCTTCTGGATGAGTTTCGACACCGCCAAGGGCGTGGACATCCGCAGCGACGACCCGCTGCCGAAGCTCTCCGACAACGTCCGCGGCAAGAGCGGCCAGAACGAGAAGCTGGAGAAGCAGGTCGCCGGGGTCCGCCAGGACGTCGACCGGCTCACCCGGCAAGGCAGCGGCCTGCCGCCTGCCGAGCGCAAGCGCCTGGACGACCTCGCCGCGGCGGCCGGCACCGACCCGCTGACCGGCTCCGGCGTACGGGTCACCCTCAACGACGCCCCGCCCAACGCCACCGCGCTGGTCCCCGGCGTCCCCGACCCGCAGCCCAACGACCTGGTCATCCATCAGCAGGACCTGCAGGCCGTGGTGAACGCGCTCTGGCGGGGCGGCGCCCAGGGCATCCAGATCATGGACCAGCGGCTCATCTCCACCAGCGCGGTCCGCTGCGTCGGCAACACCCTGATCCTCCAGGGCCGCGTCTACTCCCCGCCCTACCGGATCACCGCTGTGGGTGACCGGGGAAGACTGCGCCAGGCGCTCACCGACAGCCCCGCGATCCAGAACTATCTCCAGTACGTGCAGGCGTACGGCCTCGGCTGGAACGTGGCCGACCCCGGCCGGGTCACCTTGCCGGGCTACGCCGGCTCGGTCGATCTGCACTATGCGACACCTGTGACCCCGCGATGACCCGCCGAAGAGGCTCCCATGACCCGCCGGTGAGCGTGGCCGCGGGCCGTCAGGAGCCGCCGGATGAACCGATGCCGAAGCTTTGACCAGCACAGCCCCCTTGACGGTCGATCTCCCTTTACTCTGTTCCGGGGACTGTCGGGACGCAGAAGAAAGGCAGCACATGTACGGCTGGATCTGGCGACGCCTGCCGGGTAACGCGTGGGTGCGGGCGTTCACCTCGCTCGTGCTGGTCCTGGCCGTCGTCTACCTGCTGTTCCAGTACGTCTTCCCCTGGGCGGAGCCGCTGCTGCCGTTCAACGAGGTGACCGTCGACAACAACAACGGCATGAGCGCCGTCAGTGGGGTGGCCGCGGTTCTATGAGCGCACGCATCCTGGTTGTCGACAACTACGACAGCTTCGTCTTCAACCTGGTCCAGTACCTCTACCAGCTCGGCGCCGAGTGCGAAGTGCTGCGCAATGACGAGGTGTCACTGTCCCACGCCCAGGACGGCTTTGACGGGGTGCTGCTCTCCCCCGGCCCCGGCACCCCCGAGGAGGCCGGGGTCTGCGTCGACATGGTGCGGCACTGCGCGGAAACCGACGTGCCCGTCTTCGGCGTCTGCCTCGGTGTGCAGTCGATGGCGGTGGCGTACGGAGGAGTGGTCGGACGCGCTCCTGAGTTGCTGCACGGCAAGACATCGGCGGTAATGCATGAGGGAACCGGAGTCTTCGCCGGGCTCCCGTCGCCGTTCACCGCCACCCGCTACCACTCGCTGGCCGTCGAACGGGACACCCTGCCGGATGAGTTGCAGGTCACCGCGTGGACGGAGAACGGGATCATCATGGGACTGCGGCACCGGGACGTCGCCGTCGAAGGCGTGCAGTTCCATCCCGAGTCGGTGCTCACCGAATGGGGGCACCTGATGCTCGCCAACTGGCTGGCGGAATGCGGTGACCCCGGGGCGGTGGACCGCTCCCGCGGGCTCGCCCCGGTGGTCGGGGCGGGCGGCCGCTCAGGGAGGGCCG
Protein-coding regions in this window:
- a CDS encoding DUF5324 family protein; its protein translation is MTRIESVRHAADVTKDSVRHAAEVAAPYASTAKDGAVHYGKQAGALGRQAGAMAKQSYDEKLADRIEHVVVQVREQAAAAVPPKAANAVETAAKRTKKGAKAAAEYTAPRVGTAVAATRAVAGPAKEEVVLRGGAALAALRGSVSAADIDRLVRRRIRRQRTGRAFRGLVIVGLAGGAAYAAFKWWSKQSNPDWLVEPTDATESLDADHAGLGGAGTLTVVDPLEETLADESGTSLNGSASQVDRVDGHGLDPEVEAKQADAEKPDEDR
- a CDS encoding peptidylprolyl isomerase, which translates into the protein MAEQLYATLRTTHGDIVIRLLPNHTPKTVENFVGLAEGTREWIDPRTGNPSHEKLYDGTVFHRVISGFMIQGGDPLGNGTGGPGYKFNDEFHPDLAFDRPYLLAMANSGPNSNGSQFFITVAPTTWLSRKHTIFGEVADDASKKAVDGIIGAPTNPRTDRPLEDVVINSVVVEKRAG
- a CDS encoding rhomboid family intramembrane serine protease, producing MDQQPVCCYRHPDRETGIRCTRCNRPICPECMVSAFVGFQCRECAGQASAPHTRPRTVAGGTVAADPFLITKILIGLNIAVFVLELAMGDRLVERLGLYAICGNDITGQHVCIGVAQGPDQWYRVLTSAFVHENSGAPLHIAFNMLSLWWIGAPLERLLGRSRYLALYFVSAIAGSAAVLLLAPDSLTIGASGAIWGLFGATAVFVRRLRYDMRPILFLLALNIVISFTWSGVSWQAHVGGLIGGTLVALGLAYAPRERRDQVQWGTTAAVLVASLAVTAVAVAQVTS
- the crgA gene encoding cell division protein CrgA, whose protein sequence is MPKSRIRKKADFTPPPAKTATAIKFGNRSGWVAPLMLAFFIVGLAWIVLFYVTQGSLPVDALGNWNIVVGFGFIAGGFVVSTQWK
- a CDS encoding DUF881 domain-containing protein yields the protein MTEPGGTSPTPSSSRPVHRTVALRVLSAGVFALAGLIFWMSFDTAKGVDIRSDDPLPKLSDNVRGKSGQNEKLEKQVAGVRQDVDRLTRQGSGLPPAERKRLDDLAAAAGTDPLTGSGVRVTLNDAPPNATALVPGVPDPQPNDLVIHQQDLQAVVNALWRGGAQGIQIMDQRLISTSAVRCVGNTLILQGRVYSPPYRITAVGDRGRLRQALTDSPAIQNYLQYVQAYGLGWNVADPGRVTLPGYAGSVDLHYATPVTPR
- a CDS encoding aminodeoxychorismate/anthranilate synthase component II; translated protein: MSARILVVDNYDSFVFNLVQYLYQLGAECEVLRNDEVSLSHAQDGFDGVLLSPGPGTPEEAGVCVDMVRHCAETDVPVFGVCLGVQSMAVAYGGVVGRAPELLHGKTSAVMHEGTGVFAGLPSPFTATRYHSLAVERDTLPDELQVTAWTENGIIMGLRHRDVAVEGVQFHPESVLTEWGHLMLANWLAECGDPGAVDRSRGLAPVVGAGGRSGRAGA